One genomic window of Leptospira perdikensis includes the following:
- the asnS gene encoding asparagine--tRNA ligase, translating into MIPSLDPSQSKSPNSTSTHSLQGWVQGLRGNNHVQFLQLRTEGKIYQVVAEKEFLGEEIFKQVKGLPQETSLTVFGIAQANEKAPGGEELFLHSFTLVGESHQYPITPKEHGPDFLHNHRHLWLRSKRQLAIQRVRSELSFAIREFFRNDGYTLIDTPILTGSIGESAGTLFSTEYFDLGQAYLAQTGQLYLETAAFAHSKVYCFGPTFRAEKSKTRRHLTEFWMLEAETAFLGQEGNLDLQERFVKAVLRTTIERTGEDLKALDRDPAPLLEQLGKPFPRVDYGEAIRILQTAGEGITWGEDINSDREQILTTHFGTAIFIQNFPRAIKAFYMKQNPDDPNTVLSADLIAPDGIGEIIGGSEREESYEKIVERLKEEGLPPEDYSWYLDLRKYGSVPHAGFGMGLERVIAWVCGLSHIRECIPYPRMIYRLSP; encoded by the coding sequence ATGATTCCAAGTTTAGATCCATCACAATCCAAGTCCCCCAATTCGACTTCCACTCATAGTTTACAAGGTTGGGTCCAAGGACTCCGCGGGAATAACCACGTCCAATTCCTCCAACTCCGCACCGAAGGTAAAATCTACCAAGTGGTCGCTGAGAAAGAATTTTTAGGAGAAGAAATCTTCAAACAAGTCAAAGGACTTCCCCAAGAGACTTCCCTCACCGTTTTTGGGATCGCGCAAGCCAACGAAAAGGCACCTGGAGGCGAGGAACTGTTCCTCCATTCCTTTACCCTTGTGGGAGAGTCCCACCAGTATCCCATCACACCCAAGGAACATGGACCTGATTTTTTACACAACCACAGACATTTGTGGTTACGCTCTAAACGCCAACTCGCCATCCAAAGAGTGCGATCTGAATTGTCTTTTGCCATCAGAGAGTTCTTTCGTAACGATGGATACACCCTCATCGACACTCCGATCTTAACCGGTTCCATTGGAGAATCTGCCGGAACTTTGTTTTCCACAGAATATTTTGATTTAGGCCAAGCCTATCTGGCGCAAACAGGGCAACTCTATCTAGAAACAGCAGCTTTTGCACATTCCAAGGTTTACTGTTTTGGTCCCACGTTTCGCGCTGAAAAAAGCAAAACCAGACGCCATTTGACAGAATTTTGGATGCTCGAAGCAGAAACTGCCTTTCTTGGCCAAGAGGGAAATCTAGACTTACAAGAACGATTTGTAAAAGCAGTCCTTCGCACCACCATAGAACGAACTGGGGAGGATTTGAAAGCCCTCGACCGTGATCCGGCACCACTCCTAGAACAACTTGGGAAACCTTTTCCCCGGGTGGATTACGGGGAAGCAATCCGAATTTTGCAAACTGCAGGAGAAGGGATCACTTGGGGAGAGGACATCAATTCCGACAGGGAACAAATCCTCACAACTCACTTTGGCACAGCCATTTTCATTCAAAATTTTCCAAGGGCAATCAAAGCCTTCTATATGAAACAAAATCCTGACGATCCCAATACCGTTCTCTCTGCCGATTTGATCGCACCAGATGGAATCGGGGAAATCATAGGAGGATCCGAAAGAGAAGAATCGTATGAGAAGATTGTGGAACGCCTAAAGGAAGAAGGCCTTCCTCCAGAGGATTATTCTTGGTATTTGGACCTTCGTAAGTATGGATCTGTCCCTCATGCAGGTTTTGGAATGGGTCTGGAACGAGTGATTGCCTGGGTTTGTGGTTTGTCCCATATTCGGGAATGTATTCCTTATCCACGGATGATTTACAGACTCAGTCCTTAA
- a CDS encoding ATP-dependent DNA helicase → MDVQSVFTTKLPKLWKDYEVRKEQMEMSTSIESAFNTGSHWAIEAGTGVGKSLAYLIPSALFSLENECTVVVSTETKSLQDQLLYKDIPLVSEALGVPVNAMVALGASNYLCKRKYNRVMERGDFGPEMESSLQYFVNWEKQTTAGIRAEYDGFLSNSFWNSVARESDNCLGRNCPNFSSSYYFLEKEKWKKANILIVNHHLLASHLAGDFKILPPFSQLVIDEAHAFPEIVGRAFGSEIRYDLLMNLLHYLYFPEKRTGLVLKLKNSDKIMKSVETSIGYANELFRMLLSAIPLQFNQFSTRHTERIKLDNGAFEDSLADLASQLESLLTKYKKDSEDMEEKEMALGLEMVSGNLKKASSFLNDFRLKTNPNLVFWIEPPPQSAKDPFYYLFSQPKNTDEILANTLFPNMDSVVMTSATLSPTAGNFQYFLKEVGTSDVKTKTLASPFSYNTHSLLFVPKQVADPVQDPRRNKTDLSYWITRLLKLSEGDAFVLFTSNKLLSELYEELRNQVPFPIFSQTEMGPIAAKREFLANEKSVLFGVSSFWQGVDIKGDKLRNVIVTKLPFQVPTEPVLQAKMEDMERKGKSPFWEMQVPKTCLLLRQGFGRLIRSQSDTGMVSILDPRIHTKSYGKNVLQSLPKGVPFITEFNELERKFNLLPKS, encoded by the coding sequence TTGGACGTACAATCAGTTTTTACAACCAAACTTCCTAAACTTTGGAAGGATTACGAAGTCAGAAAAGAACAAATGGAAATGTCAACTTCCATTGAATCGGCTTTTAATACCGGATCCCACTGGGCCATTGAAGCCGGCACTGGTGTGGGTAAGTCTCTTGCCTATTTAATTCCAAGTGCCCTATTTTCCTTAGAGAATGAATGTACGGTTGTGGTTTCCACAGAAACCAAATCTTTACAAGACCAACTTCTTTATAAAGATATCCCACTTGTTTCGGAAGCTTTAGGAGTTCCTGTCAATGCTATGGTGGCCCTCGGTGCGAGTAACTATCTCTGCAAACGGAAATACAACCGAGTTATGGAAAGGGGAGATTTTGGCCCTGAAATGGAATCATCCCTCCAATACTTTGTGAACTGGGAGAAACAAACAACGGCAGGGATTCGCGCCGAATATGATGGGTTTTTATCTAATTCTTTTTGGAATTCAGTTGCAAGAGAGTCTGACAACTGTTTGGGGAGAAATTGCCCCAACTTTAGTTCCTCTTACTATTTTTTAGAAAAAGAAAAATGGAAAAAAGCTAATATTCTCATTGTGAACCACCACCTTCTTGCAAGCCATCTTGCGGGAGATTTTAAAATCCTTCCTCCTTTTTCCCAATTGGTTATCGATGAAGCTCACGCCTTTCCGGAAATTGTGGGCCGAGCTTTTGGTTCAGAAATCCGTTATGACCTACTGATGAACCTTTTACATTATCTTTATTTTCCTGAGAAACGCACTGGCCTTGTTTTAAAACTGAAAAACAGCGATAAAATTATGAAGTCAGTAGAAACTTCGATTGGTTATGCGAATGAACTTTTTCGTATGTTACTTTCTGCCATTCCTTTGCAGTTCAACCAATTTTCCACACGTCACACGGAACGAATTAAGTTGGATAATGGAGCTTTTGAAGACAGTTTAGCAGATCTTGCTTCTCAGTTAGAAAGCCTTCTTACAAAATACAAAAAAGACAGTGAGGATATGGAAGAAAAAGAAATGGCTCTGGGACTTGAAATGGTTTCGGGAAATCTTAAAAAAGCCTCCTCTTTTCTCAATGACTTTCGTTTGAAAACCAACCCCAATTTGGTATTTTGGATTGAACCACCACCGCAATCAGCAAAAGATCCCTTCTATTATCTATTTTCCCAACCGAAAAACACGGACGAAATTTTAGCAAATACTCTATTTCCCAATATGGATTCTGTGGTGATGACTTCCGCCACGCTCTCACCGACTGCTGGGAATTTTCAGTATTTTTTAAAAGAAGTGGGAACCTCGGACGTAAAAACCAAAACGTTAGCATCTCCGTTTTCCTATAACACTCATTCTCTATTGTTTGTTCCCAAACAGGTCGCTGATCCGGTCCAAGACCCTAGACGAAATAAAACAGATTTATCCTATTGGATCACCCGTCTCCTCAAACTATCAGAAGGAGATGCTTTTGTTCTTTTTACTTCGAACAAACTTTTATCCGAACTCTATGAAGAATTAAGAAACCAAGTTCCTTTTCCTATTTTTTCCCAAACGGAGATGGGGCCTATTGCCGCCAAACGGGAGTTTCTTGCAAATGAAAAAAGTGTTCTTTTTGGAGTTTCTAGTTTTTGGCAGGGTGTGGATATCAAAGGTGATAAACTAAGAAATGTAATTGTGACAAAACTTCCTTTTCAGGTTCCTACAGAACCTGTTTTACAAGCGAAAATGGAAGATATGGAACGAAAGGGAAAAAGTCCCTTCTGGGAAATGCAGGTTCCGAAAACTTGTTTATTACTCAGACAAGGGTTTGGACGGCTCATTCGTTCACAGTCGGATACAGGAATGGTGAGTATCCTTGATCCGCGAATCCATACAAAGTCCTATGGAAAAAACGTCTTGCAAAGTCTCCCCAAAGGGGTTCCTTTCATTACGGAATTTAACGAATTGGAAAGAAAATTCAATCTTCTGCCGAAATCTTAA
- a CDS encoding sodium-dependent transporter: MKERQVEHQEGWASRIGLILAVASGAIGLGNFLRFPGQAAQNGGGAFMVPYIISFLILGIPVCLAEWTMGRMGGKHGHSTPFIFREYLKGFPLKLSGTIGVMIPVMIYVYYVFIESWCLAYAYYFLTGQMSLNGSTQSEMTKQASTFFLHLTGAEANGSSFQSPIIVFFLLCVLFNFLLVYRGLSKGLEAFAKIAMPLMGICATIILVRVLTIPGIESGLAVMWNPDWSKLTQPKVWISAAGQIFFSLSTGFGIALVFSSFLKKKDDVVLSSLSSASLNEFAEVVFGGMITIPVAFLFLGMQATSFGTFGMGFIALPSVFGMMPGGDFFGGLWFLVLFLAAITSSVTMLQPGILFLEEGFHVGRRKSSLLLFLFTFCLCLPIIYFNKDFAALDIADFYIGTIMIYILASIQIFIFVFKIGVDRGVRDANEGSLIPFPRSIRFVLKYITPWFLLFIFVSFCYMNLPEYLDKMNPEVMGLLAENKGENVEDAKTKATVARSVVIGLFLIYGFIYILVSKALDPKKEKVVV, from the coding sequence ATGAAAGAGAGACAAGTGGAACACCAAGAAGGCTGGGCCAGTCGTATCGGTTTGATTTTGGCTGTGGCGAGTGGTGCCATTGGGCTTGGAAATTTTTTACGGTTTCCGGGACAAGCTGCGCAAAATGGTGGCGGTGCCTTTATGGTTCCTTATATCATCAGCTTTCTAATTCTCGGAATTCCCGTTTGTTTAGCTGAGTGGACCATGGGCCGTATGGGTGGCAAACATGGTCATAGTACTCCATTTATTTTTCGCGAGTATCTAAAAGGATTCCCTCTCAAACTTTCAGGAACCATCGGTGTGATGATTCCTGTGATGATCTACGTATATTATGTATTCATTGAATCTTGGTGTCTGGCTTATGCTTACTATTTTCTCACGGGTCAAATGTCACTGAATGGTTCCACACAAAGTGAAATGACAAAACAAGCCTCCACTTTTTTTTTACACCTCACTGGTGCTGAGGCCAACGGTTCAAGTTTTCAATCCCCTATCATCGTATTTTTTCTTCTTTGTGTTTTGTTTAATTTTTTACTCGTGTATCGTGGGCTTTCGAAAGGACTTGAGGCCTTTGCAAAGATTGCTATGCCTCTTATGGGCATTTGTGCAACCATCATCCTTGTTCGAGTGCTCACGATCCCTGGAATTGAGTCGGGCCTTGCCGTAATGTGGAACCCTGATTGGTCTAAACTGACCCAACCTAAGGTATGGATCAGTGCAGCTGGACAAATTTTCTTTTCTTTATCAACGGGTTTTGGGATTGCTCTCGTGTTCTCTAGTTTTTTGAAGAAAAAAGACGATGTTGTTTTATCAAGTCTCTCTTCCGCTTCTTTAAATGAATTCGCAGAAGTTGTGTTTGGTGGTATGATCACCATTCCTGTTGCATTTTTATTTTTAGGAATGCAGGCCACTTCCTTTGGAACTTTTGGAATGGGTTTTATTGCTTTACCTTCTGTTTTTGGAATGATGCCGGGTGGGGATTTTTTTGGTGGATTGTGGTTTCTTGTATTATTTCTTGCTGCGATCACCTCTTCTGTTACTATGTTACAACCTGGAATTCTTTTTTTAGAGGAAGGGTTTCATGTTGGTAGAAGGAAATCATCTCTACTTTTATTCCTTTTTACTTTTTGTTTGTGCCTTCCTATAATTTATTTTAACAAAGATTTTGCTGCCCTTGACATAGCCGATTTTTATATCGGAACCATTATGATATATATTTTGGCATCAATACAAATTTTTATTTTTGTGTTTAAGATTGGTGTGGATCGGGGTGTAAGAGATGCCAACGAAGGTAGTCTCATTCCTTTTCCTAGGTCTATTCGATTTGTTTTGAAGTACATCACTCCTTGGTTTTTATTATTTATCTTCGTTTCTTTCTGTTACATGAACTTACCTGAATATTTGGATAAAATGAACCCTGAAGTGATGGGACTCCTTGCAGAAAACAAAGGTGAAAATGTGGAAGATGCAAAAACAAAGGCTACAGTGGCTCGTTCGGTGGTGATTGGGTTATTTTTGATTTATGGATTCATCTATATTTTGGTTTCGAAAGCACTAGACCCAAAAAAAGAAAAGGTGGTCGTATGA
- a CDS encoding helix-turn-helix domain-containing protein — protein sequence MLRKKRGIKQYDMARALGVSPSYLSKIETGAQDPTEKFKSSCAKYLKTSVDKLFNESAVEDIYPEFSNGLKNKLWAVRRELGIKQYDFAKKLKVSTPFLSKVELGLLEPPEDFKNLVSKVLKMEKKELFLG from the coding sequence ATGCTTCGAAAGAAGAGAGGTATCAAACAGTACGATATGGCGAGGGCGCTAGGAGTTTCTCCGAGTTACCTATCCAAAATTGAGACTGGAGCCCAAGATCCGACTGAAAAATTCAAGTCATCTTGTGCTAAGTATCTCAAAACCTCTGTTGATAAGCTTTTCAACGAAAGCGCTGTGGAAGACATCTACCCTGAGTTTTCCAATGGATTGAAAAACAAACTTTGGGCAGTCAGACGTGAGTTAGGAATCAAACAATACGATTTCGCTAAGAAATTGAAGGTTTCCACTCCGTTTTTGTCAAAAGTAGAACTTGGACTTTTGGAACCACCGGAAGATTTTAAAAATCTGGTCTCCAAAGTTCTGAAAATGGAAAAAAAAGAGCTATTTCTAGGCTAA
- a CDS encoding LIC12015 family putative lipoprotein produces MNLNKLFTLGVLLGLILVPLLNCSKDSEILATFDGGTVTRKEMNFVIEASKRGNPEPQPITADIQAKILESIALEKILLKDAISSKKVAEADVQKIESLVNQFLKLNVYMREYVKNGLKEKPLEFVNLQLALVRGEDEAANLKKAEELANKLNSLSNKEIAEEISKVTEDITRRPIAGKLEPFCTNCAETPLEDILTEVKKAKTGTFISYAKAGEGRIAYVVRSTGTEKVHPERLKKYFTSIFDEFKAEATEYGKTHEDADTKASVAYFTEGESTDKANQFASHTMKEYEQGLYQKELKKITEESGITVANLPRFSGPTDIDPKIFTPDYSLYSNRDGKNYTWKDLSVDFEAIPNILKQEYKDEKSKTWDMLNLFQSTILQGKIAETSDRVQDVGSEIGYLMQMDKMKVSLALKSLQDEIKAIPVTVTEAQMRDAYEAGKLYAYADSDPKNPQNRIPKPYAVVRERIKSEMEGAQRNSFIEQKVSGLKTTYNLVIAADRLKEVIL; encoded by the coding sequence ATGAATCTAAACAAACTTTTCACTCTGGGCGTTTTGCTCGGTTTGATACTCGTACCACTTCTCAATTGCTCTAAGGATTCAGAAATCCTGGCTACTTTTGACGGTGGAACTGTAACTCGTAAAGAAATGAATTTTGTGATTGAGGCTTCCAAACGAGGAAACCCTGAACCACAACCGATCACAGCCGATATCCAAGCAAAAATTTTAGAAAGTATCGCCTTAGAAAAAATTCTTTTGAAGGACGCCATTTCTTCCAAAAAAGTAGCGGAAGCGGATGTTCAGAAAATTGAATCTCTGGTGAATCAGTTTTTGAAACTCAATGTATATATGCGCGAGTATGTTAAAAATGGTTTAAAAGAAAAACCTTTAGAATTTGTGAACCTTCAACTAGCACTAGTTCGTGGTGAAGATGAGGCTGCTAACTTAAAAAAAGCAGAGGAACTCGCAAATAAATTGAATTCTTTGTCTAATAAAGAAATTGCGGAAGAAATTTCCAAAGTTACTGAAGACATTACACGTAGACCTATTGCTGGAAAATTGGAACCTTTTTGTACGAACTGTGCAGAAACACCATTGGAAGACATTTTAACGGAAGTAAAAAAGGCTAAAACGGGAACTTTCATTTCTTATGCAAAAGCAGGAGAAGGAAGGATTGCCTATGTAGTACGTTCTACAGGAACTGAGAAAGTCCATCCAGAAAGACTAAAAAAATATTTCACATCCATTTTTGATGAGTTTAAAGCGGAAGCTACAGAATATGGAAAAACTCATGAGGATGCAGATACGAAAGCATCTGTCGCTTATTTTACGGAAGGTGAATCGACAGACAAAGCAAATCAGTTTGCGTCTCACACCATGAAAGAGTATGAGCAAGGTCTCTACCAAAAAGAACTTAAAAAAATCACGGAAGAAAGTGGAATCACTGTCGCTAACCTTCCTCGTTTTTCCGGTCCAACCGATATCGATCCAAAAATATTTACACCAGATTATTCATTATATTCCAATCGTGATGGAAAAAACTACACTTGGAAAGATTTGTCTGTCGATTTCGAAGCCATTCCGAATATTCTAAAACAAGAATACAAGGATGAAAAATCAAAAACATGGGATATGCTCAATTTATTTCAGTCTACGATCCTTCAGGGAAAAATTGCAGAAACTTCAGATCGTGTCCAAGATGTGGGATCGGAAATCGGCTATTTGATGCAAATGGATAAAATGAAAGTTTCTTTGGCGTTAAAATCGCTACAAGATGAAATTAAAGCCATTCCTGTGACGGTTACGGAAGCACAAATGCGAGATGCGTATGAAGCTGGTAAACTTTATGCTTATGCAGATTCTGATCCCAAAAACCCTCAGAATCGTATTCCTAAGCCCTACGCCGTTGTTCGCGAAAGAATTAAGTCGGAGATGGAAGGTGCTCAGAGAAATTCATTTATTGAACAAAAAGTCTCTGGTCTAAAAACCACTTACAACTTGGTAATTGCTGCCGATCGCCTAAAAGAAGTTATATTATAA
- a CDS encoding STAS domain-containing protein yields MSLDDLVVSTEKIDTVYVTKLQGNLNNFTAEKCIKSILNSLKHGSVILDLEELNMVTTQGIIAFKTISEEAFLHKHKIILINLPLSVRQAFLMAGVRNLFPIANNEEAAFKMASRPSR; encoded by the coding sequence ATGAGCCTAGACGATTTAGTAGTTTCGACTGAAAAAATAGATACTGTATATGTGACCAAATTACAGGGAAATCTAAATAACTTTACTGCCGAAAAGTGCATCAAATCGATTCTCAATTCTTTAAAACACGGATCTGTCATTTTGGATCTAGAAGAGTTGAATATGGTAACCACCCAAGGAATCATCGCTTTCAAAACGATCAGCGAAGAAGCCTTCCTGCACAAACATAAAATCATCTTAATCAATCTCCCGTTAAGTGTTAGGCAAGCATTTTTGATGGCAGGTGTTCGTAATTTATTTCCCATCGCAAACAATGAAGAGGCAGCATTCAAAATGGCCTCAAGACCCAGTAGGTAA
- a CDS encoding diacylglycerol/polyprenol kinase family protein — MNSGFNFFRKIWHVLGLIIPVTLFFDPFKDAFSLVFATRAILVSLLGILLVSLLILEFVRLNHSGFENFFYKYFGFLMKESERKRFNGTVPYFFANFLVVLFFPAEIAILAILFLVIGDPFAAYVGSKYGKHRFYNGKSLEGIIGFLVPAFLFSILALFLITKSQPGSFLAILDNQGAVLWTPIYLVFFSVVSACVTEFFANTTAKGLVDDNLLIPIVGAVVLSVLSLLYLDYTPMDFFFDPNALYIQK; from the coding sequence GTGAATTCAGGATTTAATTTTTTTCGTAAAATATGGCATGTACTCGGGCTCATCATTCCCGTGACTCTTTTTTTTGATCCCTTCAAAGATGCCTTTAGTCTTGTCTTTGCAACTCGAGCCATCCTTGTTTCCTTACTCGGAATCCTCCTTGTTAGTTTGTTAATTTTGGAATTTGTCCGACTGAATCATTCCGGTTTTGAAAATTTCTTTTACAAATATTTTGGGTTCTTAATGAAAGAGTCTGAAAGAAAAAGATTCAATGGAACGGTCCCTTATTTTTTTGCAAACTTCCTCGTTGTTTTGTTCTTTCCTGCGGAAATAGCCATTCTTGCGATTTTGTTCTTAGTGATTGGAGATCCCTTTGCTGCCTATGTCGGGAGTAAGTACGGTAAACATAGATTCTATAATGGAAAATCACTCGAGGGAATTATCGGATTTTTAGTTCCGGCATTTTTGTTTTCTATTTTGGCACTTTTTCTCATTACCAAATCCCAACCAGGAAGTTTCCTTGCGATCCTTGACAACCAAGGGGCTGTCCTCTGGACTCCCATTTATCTTGTATTCTTTTCTGTGGTCTCAGCTTGCGTGACTGAATTTTTTGCTAATACGACAGCCAAAGGACTTGTGGATGACAACCTTCTCATCCCAATTGTAGGAGCAGTGGTTCTATCCGTTTTATCCTTATTGTATTTGGATTATACACCGATGGATTTTTTCTTCGATCCAAACGCACTTTACATTCAAAAATAA
- a CDS encoding DUF4416 family protein: MPQEILERPQGASFFVILSYQEEDILFELKAMAEKRFSKILYESVLLPKWTPDETEREFAYPGRWTKVLAFKQRIHREELVEKKKECLEFQSLLQKKDSSVLLIPGYVTSHNIVIAKSKDDFHRMYLFQGVYAETVYHFSRGQLVVPNSTQSYFREKEVSYFFNTLRESYEFNKFKS, translated from the coding sequence ATGCCACAAGAGATTTTAGAAAGACCACAAGGCGCTTCTTTTTTTGTTATTCTTTCCTACCAAGAGGAAGACATTCTTTTTGAATTGAAAGCAATGGCAGAGAAAAGGTTTTCTAAAATCCTTTATGAATCTGTTTTACTCCCCAAATGGACTCCTGATGAAACAGAAAGAGAGTTTGCTTATCCAGGTCGTTGGACTAAAGTTCTGGCCTTCAAACAAAGAATCCATAGAGAGGAACTTGTTGAAAAAAAGAAGGAATGTTTGGAATTTCAAAGTCTTTTGCAAAAAAAAGATTCGAGTGTTCTTTTAATTCCAGGATATGTCACTTCGCATAACATTGTCATTGCGAAATCTAAAGATGATTTCCATCGGATGTATTTGTTTCAGGGTGTGTATGCAGAAACAGTTTACCATTTTTCCCGAGGCCAACTAGTTGTCCCAAATTCCACTCAAAGTTACTTTCGAGAAAAAGAAGTTAGTTATTTTTTCAATACACTTAGGGAATCCTATGAATTCAATAAATTCAAATCCTGA
- a CDS encoding TldD/PmbA family protein: MDRNSIEKRLNDQKDLLSNLVKKAKTNGIDQVEIYSSYGYSEDVSLEKNDLNNCTATEENMFGIRVIHEGNQGFIISNHIPSLYQSIEEAYSLAKSQSTPDFDLGLPEPESIQNHFNQYDESLDRMGIEDLVNSAKEALGWRNDLYSKVNIDSGDFSLSKGYKLIVSSKGVMAHELGAELSASVMGMGVDGDLVGSFDYDSASGFDKNQFQTLWKKAFMNFGDKCMGALYAKPISGFQGKVLLPPDAVYSFFLGLFIGSLNGTSLRKGKSKMAGKLGEKVASSLLSIWDDPTNNGLMGSTGFDREGLPTSKKSVLTEGVLNTYFYNTFEAKKAGLPKSNGSASGGAQSLPGCGPKQLQIAPGTSTKDEFFKLPGKTLFVNRISGTKDGASGDFSGVIKGGYLLENGEKVPVREVQIVGNAFEALNQIEAISKEGELLGESSFVPYLLLDGFTITGVTEE; encoded by the coding sequence ATGGATCGTAATTCGATTGAAAAACGTTTGAACGACCAAAAAGATTTACTTTCTAATTTAGTCAAAAAAGCAAAAACCAACGGGATCGACCAAGTAGAGATTTATTCCAGTTACGGATATTCGGAAGATGTCAGTTTAGAAAAAAATGACTTAAACAACTGTACGGCGACCGAAGAAAATATGTTTGGAATTCGTGTGATTCATGAGGGAAACCAAGGTTTTATCATCTCCAATCATATCCCTAGCCTTTATCAGTCGATTGAAGAAGCTTATAGTTTAGCAAAAAGCCAATCCACTCCGGATTTTGATTTAGGACTTCCAGAGCCAGAATCCATTCAGAATCATTTCAACCAATATGATGAATCCTTAGATAGAATGGGAATTGAGGATTTGGTCAATTCTGCGAAAGAAGCCCTCGGTTGGAGAAATGATTTGTATTCTAAGGTCAATATTGACTCGGGCGATTTTTCGCTTAGCAAGGGTTACAAACTCATCGTTTCTTCCAAAGGAGTGATGGCCCATGAACTGGGTGCTGAACTTTCTGCTTCGGTGATGGGAATGGGTGTGGATGGGGATTTAGTCGGAAGTTTTGATTATGATTCTGCCAGTGGGTTTGACAAAAACCAGTTCCAAACTCTATGGAAAAAGGCCTTTATGAATTTTGGAGACAAATGTATGGGAGCACTTTATGCCAAACCCATCTCTGGGTTTCAAGGAAAGGTTTTGCTTCCTCCCGATGCCGTGTATTCATTTTTTCTTGGACTTTTTATAGGTTCTTTAAATGGAACTAGTCTCCGCAAAGGCAAATCCAAAATGGCTGGTAAGCTCGGCGAAAAAGTTGCCTCCTCATTACTTTCCATTTGGGATGATCCAACGAACAATGGTTTGATGGGATCTACCGGTTTTGACCGCGAAGGCCTTCCTACTTCAAAAAAATCAGTCCTAACGGAGGGAGTTTTAAATACTTACTTCTACAATACCTTTGAGGCTAAAAAAGCAGGACTTCCGAAATCCAATGGATCTGCGAGCGGTGGAGCCCAAAGCCTTCCCGGTTGTGGTCCGAAACAACTCCAGATTGCACCAGGCACCTCAACCAAAGATGAGTTTTTCAAACTCCCGGGTAAAACTCTATTTGTGAACCGAATTTCGGGAACTAAAGATGGAGCCTCCGGTGATTTTTCGGGAGTGATCAAAGGAGGATACCTTTTAGAAAATGGAGAGAAAGTCCCGGTTCGAGAAGTACAAATTGTGGGGAATGCATTTGAGGCATTAAACCAAATCGAAGCAATCTCCAAAGAAGGAGAACTTCTGGGTGAATCTTCTTTTGTTCCGTATCTATTACTCGATGGATTTACCATCACGGGAGTGACTGAAGAGTAA